A part of Aegilops tauschii subsp. strangulata cultivar AL8/78 chromosome 2, Aet v6.0, whole genome shotgun sequence genomic DNA contains:
- the LOC109772741 gene encoding F-box/FBD/LRR-repeat protein At2g26030-like: protein MGSPLSRRDRISALPDSVLGDILSHLPTVEAGRAAALGRRWRHIFGHVHIVWYDEEEGERSADWESHYFEAKEYKSCSHALLDGISAALLCRLRCAGRHVPLRTFRFAFDDFRPGWDTLHVDEWLSYVLQYAGHDLHLDLRFVIGPICTSDNRTSFTGTDDSDDHEEGPYGRKLPYLLPTRIFSCATLKTLSLTHCRLKLSHGASVHLPALETLRLTSIHHDSGKSIQRLVLGCPRLLDLTLEAIHRLRTFFLLHTRLRRFALTCCHNIKSIHIDATEMASLEYRGDMRSESLLNFDGSPPRGIPSCIIDLCTSVSAKDHDLFRRFLWSFSASKCLHLHHGGLHTMCLAPADKLPPFTWMTRLVLQGRVESRAFVAIVHDILEHAPNLEVLSFYMAEKKQRRMTTASDDGQRGSDATVVVPDEASSSTTCLQLRMKEINMVHYEGNETQRLLARLLFRNATVLERLCVVFSRERFGVQTGLKKEIESWARAGTRKTFL, encoded by the coding sequence ATGGGGTCGCCGTTGAGCCGCCGGGACCGCATCAGCGCCCTCCCGGACAGCGTGCTGGGCGACATCCTCTCCCACCTCCCGACCGTCGAGGCCGGCCGCGCGGCGGCGCTGGGCCGGCGGTGGCGCCACATCTTCGGCCACGTGCACATCGTCTGGtacgacgaggaggagggcgagagGTCCGCCGACTGGGAGAGCCACTACTTTGAGGCCAAGGAGTACAAGAGCTGCAGCCACGCGCTCCTGGACGGCATCAGCGCCGCGCTGCTCTGCCGCCTCCGCTGCGCCGGCCGCCACGTGCCGCTGCGCACTTTCCGCTTCGCCTTCGACGATTTTCGCCCCGGCTGGGACACGCTCCACGTCGATGAGTGGCTCTCCTACGTGCTGCAGTACGCCGGCCATGACCTCCACCTCGACCTGCGCTTCGTTATCGGCCCCATCTGCACCAGCGATAATCGGACGAGTTTCACCGGAACCGACGACTCCGATGACCATGAAGAAGGGCCCTACGGCCGAAAGCTCCCCTACCTCCTCCCCACAAGGATTTTCTCGTGTGCCACACTCAAGACGCTCAGCCTCACCCATTGCCGGCTCAAGCTGTCTCATGGGGCATCCGTCCACCTGCCGGCCCTCGAGACGCTGCGTTTGACGAGCATCCACCATGACTCCGGGAAGAGCATCCAGAGGCTGGTCTTGGGGTGTCCTCGCCTCCTCGATCTAACGCTGGAAGCCATCCACCGCCTCAGGACTTTCTTCCTACTCCACACACGCCTCCGCCGCTTCGCTCTCACGTGCTGCCACAACATCAAGTCCATCCACATCGATGCCACGGAGATGGCATCCCTAGAATATCGCGGCGACATGCGTTCCGAGTCCCTCCTGAACTTTGACGGCTCGCCACCACGGGGGATCCCATCATGCATCATCGACCTTTGCACATCAGTGAGTGCGAAGGACCACGACTTGTTCCGGCGGTTCCTATGGAGTTTCTCGGCGTCAAAGTGCCTCCACCTGCACCATGGAGGCCTACACACCATGTGCCTCGCGCCGGCGGATAAGCTCCCGCCGTTCACTTGGATGACGCGGCTCGTGCTGCAGGGACGTGTCGAGAGTCGTGCGTTCGTGGCTATCGTGCATGACATCCTAGAACATGCACCAAACCTAGAGGTCTTGTCATTTTACATGGCAGAGAAGAAGCAACGACGCATGACAACGGCGAGCGATGATGGTCAAAGGGGCAGCGATGCTACCGTGGTGGTTCCCGACGAGGCGAGCTCCTCGACGACGTGCCTGCAACTGAGGATGAAggagattaacatggtgcactatGAGGGGAACGAGACACAAAGGTTGTTGGCTCGTCTCTTGTTCCGCAATGCGACTGTTCTTGAGAGGCTGTGTGTCGTGTTCAGCAGGGAGCGTTTTGGAGTGCAAACTGGTCTGAAAAAGGAGATTGAAAGCTGGGCTAGGGCCGGCACACGAAAGACTTTCTTGTAG